Proteins from one Hydrogenophaga sp. SL48 genomic window:
- a CDS encoding MotA/TolQ/ExbB proton channel family protein, with amino-acid sequence MEPQNVSSGLAHVWTQGDAVTRTVAIVLLAMSLATWIIILWKALDQRAQRQQAKACEGFWHSADFAEGIDKLGKDDGNPFRALALEGREATRHILHKDGQARPQLHDSLDMSDWVERSLRNSLDDFTARAQSGLTVLASIASTAPFVGLFGTVWGIYHALLGIGAAGQVSIDQVAGPIGEALIMTALGLLVAIPAVLGYNALVRGNKGITHRLNRFGNDLHAYFVTGARVTVGGDAKVLPMKKA; translated from the coding sequence ATGGAACCGCAAAACGTCTCATCTGGCCTGGCCCACGTCTGGACCCAGGGCGACGCCGTCACCCGCACCGTCGCCATCGTCCTGCTCGCCATGTCGCTCGCCACCTGGATCATCATTCTCTGGAAAGCGCTCGACCAGCGCGCCCAGCGGCAGCAGGCCAAGGCGTGCGAAGGCTTCTGGCACAGCGCCGACTTCGCCGAAGGCATCGACAAGCTGGGCAAGGACGATGGCAATCCCTTCCGCGCCTTGGCGCTCGAAGGCCGCGAAGCCACCCGCCACATCCTGCACAAGGACGGTCAGGCCCGCCCGCAGCTGCACGACAGCTTGGACATGAGCGACTGGGTCGAGCGCTCGCTGCGCAACAGCCTGGACGACTTCACGGCCCGCGCCCAGAGCGGCCTCACGGTGCTGGCCTCCATCGCCTCGACCGCGCCGTTCGTGGGCCTGTTCGGCACCGTATGGGGCATTTACCACGCGCTGCTGGGCATCGGCGCCGCCGGCCAGGTGAGCATCGACCAGGTGGCCGGTCCGATCGGCGAGGCTTTGATCATGACGGCGCTCGGCCTGCTGGTCGCCATCCCCGCCGTGCTGGGCTACAACGCCCTGGTGCGCGGCAACAAAGGCATCACCCACCGCCTCAACCGTTTCGGCAACGACCTGCACGCCTACTTCGTGACCGGCGCCCGCGTCACCGTGGGTGGTGACGCGAAGGTGCTGCCGATGAAGAAGGCCTGA